Proteins encoded in a region of the Thunnus maccoyii chromosome 4, fThuMac1.1, whole genome shotgun sequence genome:
- the LOC121896076 gene encoding galactose-specific lectin nattectin-like, with protein MASGLNFIVLLCLISGLWTEANAQCGKAPGFCETCPPGWTQFDQRCYIFYNSEKDWADAERFCTSLDGNLASIRSENEYKFLREMVYRATNSHKRTWVGGYDAVKEGLWLWSDGSKFNFTGWAKGEPNNHGDEGCMEINLRGEDFVNDARCKEKNSFICARNP; from the exons ATGGCATCAGGTCTTAACTTCATTGTGCTCCTCTGTTTGATCAGCGGACTGTGGACTGAAGCAAAC GCACAATGTGGAAAAGCACCAG GTTTCTGTGAGACCTGCCCTCCTGGTTGGACTCAGTTTGACCAACGCTGTTACATATTCTACAACAGTGAAAAGGACTGGGCTGATGCAGAG CGTTTCTGCACTTCTCTTGATGGAAATCTGGCTTCCATCCGTTCCGAAAACGAGTACAAGTTCCTCAGAGAGATGGTTTACAGAGCGACTAACTCACATAAAAGAACTTGGGTTGGAGGCTATGATGCAGTAAAG GAGGGTCTGTGGCTGTGGAGTGATGGTTCAAAGTTTAACTTCACTGGCTGGGCTAAGGGGGAGCCTAACAATCATGGAGACGAAGGCTGCATGGAGATCAACTTGCGAG GTGAAGATTTTGTCAATGATGCAAGGTGTAAAGAGAAGAACTCTTTCATTTGTGCCAGAAACCCATGA
- the LOC121896075 gene encoding galactose-specific lectin nattectin-like, giving the protein MASGFLLVFCLCITMTNALFFPILWHIKHHKPVVHVRGPQCPHGWTKHGSRCFIIQNSHATMAEAECACIGLGGNLASIHQHSELSFIRKLIFKSCHVYQSVWIGIFDAIQGGKWLWTDGSKVDYTCWSHGGPHIVGGEHCTVINSNGFSWNHLSCHNRKPFVCARKL; this is encoded by the exons ATGGCGTCCGGTTTTCTCTTGGTTTTCTGCCTCTGTATAACCATGACCAACGCACTGTTCTTTCCAATATTA TGGCACATAAAACACCACAAACCAG TGGTTCACGTGAGGGGTCCACAATGTCCTCATGGTTGGACAAAGCATGGCTCTCGCTGTTTCATCATTCAAAACAGCCACGCGACCATGGCTGAAGCAGAG TGCGCCTGCATTGGTCTTGGTGGGAACCTGGCATCAATCCACCAACACTCAGAACTCTCTTTCATCAGGAAACTGATTTTCAAAAGCTGTCACGTTTATCAAAGTGTCTGGATCGGGATCTTTGATGCAATTCAG GGGGGGAAGTGGCTGTGGACTGATGGTTCCAAGGTTGACTACACATGTTGGAGTCATGGAGGGCCACACATTGTAGGCGGAGAACACTGCACAGTGATCAACTCGAATG GATTCTCTTGGAATCATCTCTCATGTCACAATCGGAAACCTTTTGTTTGTGCCAGAAAACTGTGA